Proteins encoded in a region of the Clostridium butyricum genome:
- the istB gene encoding IS21-like element helper ATPase IstB, with product MNSTYTQLINNLEYLKMKQMITHLDEVIDFTTKNNLAFVDALIKLTAHEIDYKEANMIKSMVKVGAFPHQKEIKDFDFNFQPGINKDQILDFLTLRFLESQENIVFLGSSGVGKTHLATSIGIAAAKRRYSTYFIKCNDLLQQLKRANLENRLDARIKHFSKYKLLIIDELGYLPIDKEDSKLFFQLIDMRYEKKSTILTTNINFNSWDDIFYDAVIANAILDRVLHHANVVTINGKSYRLKDHFKQDED from the coding sequence ATGAATAGTACATATACACAACTTATAAATAATTTAGAATATTTGAAGATGAAGCAAATGATTACTCATTTGGACGAAGTTATTGATTTTACAACAAAGAATAATTTAGCCTTTGTAGATGCTCTTATTAAGCTAACAGCTCATGAAATTGATTATAAAGAGGCAAATATGATTAAATCTATGGTTAAGGTTGGAGCTTTTCCACATCAAAAAGAAATTAAAGATTTTGACTTTAATTTTCAACCTGGAATTAATAAAGATCAAATATTAGATTTTTTAACATTACGTTTTCTAGAATCACAAGAAAATATTGTATTTTTAGGTTCTAGTGGTGTTGGTAAAACACATCTTGCGACTTCTATAGGAATCGCGGCTGCGAAGCGACGTTACAGTACTTATTTCATTAAGTGCAATGATTTGTTGCAACAGCTAAAGCGAGCAAATCTAGAAAATAGGTTGGATGCTAGAATTAAGCATTTTAGTAAATATAAGCTTCTTATAATCGATGAATTAGGTTATTTACCTATAGATAAAGAAGATTCGAAATTATTTTTTCAGTTAATCGATATGAGGTATGAGAAAAAAAGCACAATTTTAACAACTAACATAAATTTTAATTCATGGGATGATATTTTTTATGATGCTGTTATCGCTAATGCTATCTTAGATAGAGTTTTACATCATGCCAATGTTGTTACAATTAATGGAAAGTCATATAGACTAAAAGATCATTTTAAGCAAGACGAAGACTAA
- a CDS encoding basic secretory protein-like protein has product MITNEEYLMKHVKKAERELRKVALPYSRYEFVDTDEINFVIEDNDGADGYFRPGEVNTIMVNSSFFKNKFKKKYNRSLISVLQHEMIHAYLHELDLYDLRVHADSSPLFASMVSWFNTHSKKKIDIRQNSGLKERFYLYNRELVYFSVDKDTTFEMLKKRMVKWQITLQNRLDDIACDIMSASNCKQVCEFSFNSYSESETMCFAKYRKIKLNNETGMILESNLVALGMDINIYETDSGFTIEELIHSCTEDDCNGYKHYMNTIDDVA; this is encoded by the coding sequence ATGATTACAAATGAAGAATATTTGATGAAACATGTTAAGAAGGCTGAGAGGGAGTTAAGGAAGGTAGCATTGCCATACAGTAGATATGAATTTGTTGATACTGATGAAATAAATTTTGTTATTGAAGATAATGATGGTGCTGATGGATATTTCAGACCAGGAGAAGTAAATACTATTATGGTTAATAGCTCATTCTTTAAAAATAAGTTTAAGAAAAAATACAATCGTAGTCTAATAAGTGTACTACAGCATGAGATGATTCATGCATATTTACATGAATTAGATTTATATGATTTACGTGTACATGCAGACAGTTCACCATTATTTGCAAGCATGGTCAGTTGGTTTAATACTCATAGTAAAAAGAAGATTGATATAAGGCAAAATAGTGGATTGAAAGAGCGTTTCTATCTATATAATAGAGAATTAGTCTACTTTTCGGTAGATAAAGATACTACATTTGAAATGCTTAAGAAAAGAATGGTGAAATGGCAGATAACATTACAAAATAGGTTGGATGATATAGCATGTGATATTATGAGTGCCTCCAACTGCAAGCAAGTATGTGAGTTTTCATTTAATAGTTACAGTGAAAGTGAAACAATGTGTTTCGCAAAATATAGAAAGATAAAATTAAATAATGAAACGGGAATGATACTGGAATCAAATCTTGTAGCATTAGGAATGGATATAAATATATATGAGACAGATTCTGGGTTTACTATTGAAGAGTTAATTCATAGTTGTACAGAGGATGATTGTAACGGCTATAAGCATTACATGAATACAATTGATGACGTAGCATAG
- a CDS encoding tyrosine-type recombinase/integrase, whose translation MLLEDLLKEYKYDMQVRNYSKRTIKTCYNSTLKFIAYCNHEFDVKEIEELLPLHLKRYITYLQGLGRSEVYMNSILKYLRGYFKYCVMEGYITEKQNITQKVRWLREKKTLITTFTDAEVQKMIKVWDYKNFYNARNKAIIAMLFETGIRNNELCTLKVLDVRGTIIKVLGKGNKERYVPISSALKKILIRYERIRNEYIKDKPVTDDYYFLSYRSRQLTIEAVERVVKQTGETARVRKEIRCSPHTCRHYYCQFLLRQGVDSYSISRLVGHSNTNITKIYLQSLDDEKIVEMGSNVSPLMILK comes from the coding sequence TTGTTGCTCGAAGATTTATTAAAAGAGTATAAATACGATATGCAGGTGAGGAATTACAGTAAAAGAACAATAAAAACCTGCTATAATTCAACGCTTAAGTTTATTGCATATTGCAATCATGAATTTGATGTGAAAGAGATAGAGGAGCTACTTCCTCTTCACTTGAAAAGATACATAACTTATTTGCAGGGACTGGGGCGTTCTGAGGTTTATATGAACTCTATTTTAAAATACTTAAGAGGGTACTTTAAATATTGTGTCATGGAAGGTTACATAACTGAGAAACAGAACATAACTCAAAAAGTTAGATGGCTAAGAGAAAAGAAGACATTAATTACTACATTTACTGATGCAGAAGTTCAAAAGATGATTAAGGTTTGGGACTACAAGAACTTTTACAATGCTAGAAATAAAGCTATTATTGCGATGCTATTTGAAACAGGCATAAGGAATAATGAACTTTGTACATTAAAGGTATTGGATGTAAGAGGTACAATTATAAAGGTTTTAGGAAAAGGAAATAAGGAGAGGTATGTTCCAATTAGCTCTGCATTAAAGAAAATTCTAATAAGGTATGAACGTATTAGAAATGAGTATATAAAAGATAAACCAGTAACAGATGATTACTATTTCCTATCATATAGGAGCAGGCAATTGACTATAGAAGCAGTTGAAAGAGTAGTAAAGCAAACTGGTGAAACTGCAAGAGTAAGAAAGGAAATAAGATGTTCTCCACATACATGCAGACATTACTATTGCCAATTTTTATTGAGGCAGGGAGTAGATTCATACAGTATTTCACGTTTGGTTGGTCATTCCAATACAAACATAACCAAGATATATTTACAGAGCTTAGATGATGAAAAGATTGTTGAAATGGGGTCTAATGTATCTCCGTTGATGATTCTAAAATAA
- a CDS encoding YebC/PmpR family DNA-binding transcriptional regulator — protein MSGHSKWHNIQAKKGKADAKRGKVFTKIGKELMMAVKNGGPNLDINAKLRDVVAKAKAANMPNDTITRSIKKASGELGSVNFENIVYEGYGPNGVAVIVETLTDNKNRSAGNVRSAFTKGGGNMGTQGCVGFMFQEKGELVIEKEDRDEDEMMMLALDAGAEDFNADEEEVFVVTTAPEDFGTVREALEAEGIEFLEAAVKMIPDTYTAINEDDAKKFQKMLDLLDDDDDVQEVYHNAEFPEGWEE, from the coding sequence ATGTCAGGACATTCAAAATGGCATAATATACAAGCGAAGAAAGGTAAAGCTGATGCTAAAAGAGGAAAAGTCTTTACTAAAATAGGTAAAGAATTAATGATGGCTGTAAAAAATGGCGGACCAAACCTTGATATAAATGCTAAGCTTAGAGATGTTGTAGCAAAGGCAAAAGCAGCAAATATGCCTAATGATACTATAACAAGATCAATAAAGAAAGCATCAGGAGAATTAGGTTCTGTAAACTTTGAAAATATAGTTTATGAAGGATATGGGCCTAATGGAGTAGCGGTAATAGTTGAAACATTAACTGACAATAAAAATAGATCAGCTGGTAATGTAAGAAGTGCTTTCACTAAAGGTGGCGGAAACATGGGAACTCAAGGATGTGTAGGTTTCATGTTCCAAGAAAAAGGTGAACTTGTTATAGAAAAAGAAGACCGTGATGAAGATGAAATGATGATGTTAGCATTAGATGCAGGTGCAGAAGACTTTAATGCAGATGAAGAAGAAGTATTTGTAGTTACTACAGCTCCAGAGGATTTTGGTACTGTACGTGAAGCATTAGAAGCAGAAGGAATAGAGTTCTTAGAAGCAGCAGTTAAGATGATTCCAGATACATATACTGCAATAAATGAAGATGATGCTAAGAAGTTCCAAAAGATGTTAGACTTACTTGATGATGATGATGATGTCCAAGAAGTGTATCACAACGCTGAGTTCCCTGAAGGTTGGGAAGAATAG
- the istA gene encoding IS21 family transposase produces the protein MIIETNIYSEVKINTLEDLHKLKSIMEVNNLKVNKSQIARELGVDPRTVGKYLNGYVKPTTRNCKSKVEAFDPIIKELLGKDSIQVFYYKRILWQYLKDNHGLDCAQSSFRRYISNHSEFNEYFNNRKKGHISTTSPMRYETERGKQAQLDWKENIEFVLNTGEVININVFVLILSYSRFRVYKLSLDKTQDVLLSFLDESFETFGGVPEELLTDNMKTVMDEARTNYSKGKVNNKFQQFADDYGFNVRPCIAGRPNTKAKVEAPMKLLDEIRAYNGTLDYEGLHKLVSDLNNRINSTCHTSTGKIPILHLEKEKDFLSELPKEQIRNHYKIITTSVKVNRQSMISYKSNQYSVPPEYIGKKLKLQVYDDQLHVYYNTNLVTIHKIQNQKLNYHAEHYTEISALTFNKKSYEMIEIARNNLKMIGEVYQNE, from the coding sequence ATGATTATAGAAACAAATATTTATTCAGAAGTTAAAATTAATACATTGGAAGATCTTCATAAGCTAAAATCAATTATGGAGGTAAATAATTTGAAAGTAAATAAAAGCCAAATAGCTAGGGAACTTGGTGTTGATCCTCGAACCGTAGGCAAATATTTAAATGGATATGTCAAACCTACCACTAGAAACTGCAAATCTAAAGTAGAAGCTTTTGATCCTATTATAAAAGAGCTTCTTGGTAAAGATTCAATTCAAGTATTTTATTATAAGCGCATTTTATGGCAATATCTTAAAGATAATCATGGATTAGATTGCGCACAATCTTCGTTTAGAAGATACATTTCTAATCACTCAGAATTCAATGAGTACTTTAATAATAGGAAAAAAGGACATATATCCACTACTTCTCCTATGAGATATGAAACAGAGAGAGGGAAACAAGCACAATTGGATTGGAAAGAAAATATAGAATTTGTGTTAAATACAGGAGAAGTTATTAATATAAATGTTTTTGTATTAATACTTTCATACTCAAGGTTTAGAGTATATAAATTATCTCTTGATAAAACACAAGATGTGTTACTTTCTTTTTTAGATGAGTCATTTGAAACATTTGGAGGCGTACCTGAAGAATTACTTACAGATAACATGAAAACTGTTATGGATGAAGCTAGAACCAATTATTCTAAAGGAAAAGTAAATAATAAATTTCAACAATTTGCAGATGACTATGGATTTAATGTTCGTCCCTGCATAGCAGGAAGACCGAATACAAAAGCTAAAGTTGAAGCACCTATGAAACTATTAGATGAAATAAGAGCATATAATGGAACCTTAGATTATGAAGGTCTGCATAAGCTTGTTTCAGATTTAAACAATAGAATTAATAGTACATGCCATACATCAACTGGCAAAATACCTATATTACATTTAGAAAAAGAAAAAGATTTCTTATCCGAACTGCCTAAAGAGCAGATAAGAAATCATTACAAAATAATCACCACAAGTGTTAAAGTAAATCGCCAAAGTATGATTTCATATAAATCAAATCAATACTCTGTACCACCAGAATATATAGGCAAAAAACTAAAACTTCAAGTGTATGATGATCAACTACATGTGTATTATAACACAAATTTAGTTACTATTCATAAAATACAAAATCAGAAATTAAATTATCATGCTGAACATTATACTGAAATTAGTGCTTTAACATTTAATAAAAAATCATATGAAATGATAGAAATAGCTAGAAATAATTTAAAAATGATAGGAGAAGTATACCAAAATGAATAG
- a CDS encoding YigZ family protein, which translates to MAYITIRDRGEDSFEEKKSEFIGYAKRVENEEEAKEFVNEIKSLHKQARHNCWAYVIGEKMNIQRYSDDGEPQGTAGIPILEVMKKSNVTDCAVVVTRYFGGILLGAGGLTRAYTKGASISIKAAGIVEKVKGLKISFEMEYDLFGKIQYICGQNSWHIEDTEYTDKVIVHILCEENIADTIEGEIVEATSGKVIVRKSEEGIYFKEGNRLYAQI; encoded by the coding sequence ATGGCTTATATTACTATAAGAGATAGAGGAGAAGACAGCTTTGAAGAAAAGAAGTCAGAATTTATAGGTTATGCTAAAAGAGTTGAAAATGAAGAAGAAGCAAAGGAATTTGTTAATGAAATAAAGAGTCTTCACAAGCAGGCGAGACATAACTGCTGGGCATATGTTATTGGAGAAAAAATGAATATACAAAGATATTCAGATGATGGAGAGCCACAAGGGACAGCTGGAATACCTATACTTGAAGTAATGAAGAAGAGTAATGTTACAGACTGTGCTGTTGTTGTAACAAGGTACTTTGGGGGGATACTTTTAGGTGCTGGAGGACTTACAAGGGCTTACACAAAAGGTGCAAGTATATCAATAAAAGCAGCTGGAATTGTAGAAAAAGTTAAAGGACTAAAAATCAGCTTTGAAATGGAATATGATCTTTTTGGAAAAATACAGTATATATGTGGTCAAAACTCATGGCATATTGAAGATACAGAGTATACAGATAAAGTTATAGTTCACATCCTTTGTGAGGAAAATATAGCAGATACAATTGAAGGTGAAATTGTTGAGGCTACAAGTGGAAAAGTAATTGTAAGAAAAAGTGAAGAAGGAATTTACTTTAAAGAAGGAAATAGATTATATGCACAGATTTAA